In one Natronoarchaeum mannanilyticum genomic region, the following are encoded:
- the paaE gene encoding 1,2-phenylacetyl-CoA epoxidase subunit PaaE: protein MSEPDPSVTTSGELTGAECPYCGSTDTEREHPRGPSRCQSIHYCNECLQQFKKFE, encoded by the coding sequence ATGAGCGAACCCGACCCGAGCGTCACGACCAGCGGCGAGCTGACGGGCGCCGAGTGCCCGTACTGCGGGTCGACCGACACCGAACGGGAACACCCCCGCGGACCGTCCCGGTGTCAGTCCATCCACTACTGCAACGAGTGTCTCCAGCAGTTCAAGAAGTTCGAGTGA
- a CDS encoding aldehyde dehydrogenase family protein, giving the protein MEYSGPTDLYIGGEWREANSGETITTEDPATESAYATVQKADATDVDAAVQAATEAADRDSEWRTMDPDVRREKIHAMADAIEELKDEITMVESHDNGKTPFEAGMEIDMVIDTFRHYAGWTDKIQGSEIPVSDSRLNYTTRDPVGVTAHISPWNYPFQLAGRSVAPALATGNSVVLKPSSVTPLSALYYAKAAEEAGLPDGVVNVVPGSGSEAGSALAGHEDVDHVTFTGSTGVGKTIQQDAAEAVADVTLELGGKGPAVVYPDADLDAAARGIQYGIFMNAGQMCWANSRVVVHEDVADELVEKMADIAENIPLGGGIDDDGQMGPVVSESQQQEILDY; this is encoded by the coding sequence ATGGAGTACTCCGGGCCCACAGACCTGTATATCGGCGGAGAGTGGCGTGAAGCGAACAGCGGCGAGACCATCACGACGGAGGACCCCGCGACGGAGTCGGCCTACGCGACCGTCCAGAAGGCCGACGCCACCGACGTGGACGCGGCCGTCCAGGCGGCTACCGAGGCTGCCGACCGCGACTCCGAGTGGCGGACGATGGATCCCGACGTCCGCCGCGAGAAGATCCACGCGATGGCCGACGCCATCGAGGAGCTGAAAGACGAGATCACGATGGTAGAGTCCCACGACAACGGCAAGACGCCGTTCGAGGCGGGGATGGAGATCGACATGGTCATCGATACGTTCCGGCACTACGCCGGCTGGACCGACAAGATCCAGGGCAGCGAGATCCCCGTCTCCGACTCCCGGCTCAACTACACGACGCGCGACCCCGTCGGCGTGACCGCCCACATCTCCCCGTGGAACTACCCGTTCCAGCTGGCCGGGCGCAGCGTCGCCCCGGCGCTGGCGACCGGGAACAGCGTCGTCCTCAAACCGTCGAGCGTGACGCCGCTGTCGGCGCTGTACTACGCGAAAGCGGCCGAAGAAGCCGGGCTCCCCGACGGCGTCGTCAACGTCGTCCCCGGATCCGGCTCGGAGGCCGGCAGCGCGCTGGCCGGCCACGAGGACGTCGATCACGTCACCTTCACCGGCTCCACCGGCGTCGGGAAGACGATCCAGCAGGACGCCGCTGAGGCCGTCGCCGACGTGACGCTGGAACTCGGCGGGAAGGGGCCGGCCGTCGTCTACCCGGACGCCGACCTCGACGCCGCGGCGCGGGGCATCCAGTACGGCATCTTCATGAACGCGGGGCAGATGTGCTGGGCCAACTCTCGCGTCGTCGTCCACGAGGACGTCGCCGACGAGCTGGTCGAGAAGATGGCCGACATCGCCGAAAACATCCCGCTCGGCGGCGGCATCGACGACGACGGCCAGATGGGGCCCGTCGTCAGCGAGAGCCAACAACAGGAGATTCTCGACTAC
- the paaD gene encoding 1,2-phenylacetyl-CoA epoxidase subunit PaaD → MSSNYDRPRADSNAKPCSYTEYDTKDRAEGDVPATGEGADGLEREVWAALYDVEDPEMPISVVDLGLIYGLELDDGSVTIDMTLTYSGCPARELILDDVEQAAESVDGVDDAEVRLVWSPDWSIDLVTEQGKEALREFGLSFE, encoded by the coding sequence ATGAGTAGCAACTACGACCGGCCCCGGGCCGATTCGAACGCGAAACCGTGCTCGTACACCGAGTACGACACGAAAGACCGCGCCGAGGGCGACGTCCCCGCGACCGGCGAGGGCGCCGACGGCCTCGAGCGCGAGGTCTGGGCGGCCCTGTACGACGTCGAGGACCCCGAGATGCCCATCAGCGTCGTCGACCTGGGGCTCATCTACGGGCTGGAACTCGACGACGGGTCGGTCACCATCGACATGACGCTGACCTACAGCGGCTGTCCCGCGCGCGAACTCATCCTGGACGACGTCGAGCAAGCGGCCGAGAGCGTCGACGGCGTCGACGACGCCGAGGTCCGGCTCGTCTGGTCGCCCGACTGGTCGATCGACCTCGTCACCGAACAGGGCAAGGAAGCGCTACGCGAGTTCGGACTGAGCTTCGAGTGA
- the paaC gene encoding 1,2-phenylacetyl-CoA epoxidase subunit PaaC: MAATGSDLGGPDELTEREQRAVEAQLFRLADDEFIQAERFTYWQVRAPTLESDLAVSNNAQDELGHARLWYDAIQQFGYSEESLLWESDPSDFQHSTLVELPFEEGDWADAVVRAYLYDVAEDVRLSALEGSSYKVIRDRTSRIQGEEGYHVEHAQSWLERMANDDDASERVQAAIDRLYPYALTIFEPTGDVEEDIDELGVRTMTLAEMREEWTDRITDFLTGVGFEVPTDADPATPIGRDNEHTDHWDDLHEEMTETYHNLDRHKATRIMDAEDE, from the coding sequence ATGGCGGCGACCGGAAGCGACCTCGGCGGCCCGGACGAACTCACCGAGCGCGAACAGCGCGCGGTTGAGGCGCAGCTGTTCCGCCTGGCCGACGACGAGTTCATCCAGGCCGAGCGGTTCACCTACTGGCAGGTCCGCGCGCCGACGCTGGAGTCCGACCTCGCCGTCTCGAACAACGCGCAGGACGAACTGGGCCACGCCCGCCTGTGGTACGACGCGATCCAGCAGTTCGGCTACTCCGAGGAGTCGCTGCTCTGGGAGAGCGACCCGTCGGACTTCCAGCACAGCACGCTGGTCGAACTCCCCTTCGAGGAGGGCGACTGGGCCGACGCGGTGGTCCGCGCCTACCTCTACGACGTCGCCGAGGACGTCCGCCTGTCGGCGCTCGAGGGGTCCAGCTACAAGGTCATCCGCGACCGGACCAGCCGGATCCAGGGCGAGGAAGGCTACCACGTCGAACACGCCCAGAGCTGGCTGGAACGGATGGCGAACGACGACGACGCCAGCGAGCGCGTCCAGGCGGCGATCGATCGGCTCTACCCGTACGCGCTGACCATCTTCGAACCCACCGGCGACGTCGAGGAGGACATCGACGAACTGGGCGTCCGGACGATGACGCTGGCGGAGATGCGCGAGGAGTGGACCGACCGCATCACCGACTTCCTCACCGGCGTCGGATTCGAGGTGCCGACGGACGCCGACCCGGCGACGCCGATCGGTCGGGACAACGAGCACACCGACCACTGGGACGACCTCCACGAGGAGATGACGGAGACGTACCACAACCTGGATCGGCACAAGGCCACCCGCATCATGGACGCCGAAGATGAGTAG
- a CDS encoding 1,2-phenylacetyl-CoA epoxidase subunit PaaB: MFRQDEAGDYHTHCGDVSATDAESAKHAAMEEHGDDEPHSLWVVRSQYVGEVTGEHVTFGGTTDKSYRFAQTYNVTPAAEEVEASESEQVEAERKRGEV, translated from the coding sequence GTGTTCCGTCAGGACGAGGCCGGCGACTACCACACCCACTGTGGCGACGTTTCGGCGACCGATGCCGAGTCGGCCAAACACGCCGCGATGGAGGAGCACGGCGACGACGAGCCACACAGCCTGTGGGTCGTCCGCAGCCAGTACGTCGGCGAGGTCACCGGCGAGCACGTGACGTTCGGCGGGACGACGGACAAGTCCTACCGGTTCGCGCAGACGTACAACGTCACCCCGGCCGCGGAGGAGGTCGAAGCCTCCGAGAGCGAGCAGGTCGAGGCCGAGCGCAAGCGAGGTGAGGTCTGA
- a CDS encoding OB-fold domain-containing protein, producing MSDARIAGIGAYAPRLRIAAEEFEEAWGSFDAAGVERKAVPEADEDALTMGVEAARRALSAADADGADVRHLSFATTTPPMAEEDLTARIASILGTPESVRTETHTGSTRAGAQAFEAALAAGPWNDGVGLVVVGDCPRGEPDSEVEHAAGAGAAALVVDGDGPGRVVDSSSHVVPYPGTRFRPTGSEETAGLGVTQYDRQAFTAALGGAVDALDAAPDGVDAAAVQSPDGKLPYRGAGALGVDTETIAAAETVSALGDTGAASVFLGAATAFEDGAEQVLLAAYGNGAGANVAVVDGPIPVESALEGDAELTYAEYLRRRGEITGDEPEGGGAYVSIPSWQRTVDQRHRLVAGECPGCGALNFPPSGACRRCNATADAYDPVPLPGTGTVEAVTTIAQGGAPPEFVEQQSKSGPFVSAVVALDGPRGEETVSIPTQVLASDDEVEIGTRVETTIRRIYTQEDVIRYGFKARVASDVR from the coding sequence ATGAGCGACGCCCGCATCGCCGGCATCGGCGCGTACGCTCCCCGCCTGCGCATCGCCGCGGAGGAGTTCGAGGAGGCGTGGGGGAGCTTCGACGCGGCGGGCGTCGAACGGAAGGCCGTCCCCGAGGCCGACGAGGACGCGCTCACGATGGGCGTCGAGGCCGCGCGCCGGGCGCTGTCGGCCGCCGACGCCGACGGGGCGGACGTGCGCCACCTCTCCTTCGCGACGACGACGCCCCCGATGGCCGAGGAGGACCTGACCGCGCGCATCGCGAGCATCCTCGGGACGCCCGAGAGCGTGCGGACCGAGACGCACACGGGCAGCACCCGCGCCGGCGCGCAGGCGTTCGAGGCCGCGCTCGCGGCCGGGCCGTGGAACGACGGCGTCGGGCTGGTCGTCGTCGGCGACTGCCCGCGCGGCGAACCGGACAGCGAGGTGGAACACGCCGCCGGCGCCGGCGCCGCCGCCCTGGTCGTCGACGGCGACGGACCGGGACGGGTCGTCGACAGTAGCTCCCACGTCGTCCCCTACCCAGGAACGCGGTTCCGGCCGACCGGAAGCGAGGAGACGGCCGGGCTGGGCGTCACGCAGTACGACCGGCAGGCGTTCACCGCGGCGCTGGGCGGCGCCGTGGATGCACTCGACGCCGCTCCGGACGGCGTCGACGCCGCCGCCGTGCAGTCGCCGGACGGCAAGCTCCCCTACCGCGGTGCCGGCGCGCTCGGCGTCGATACCGAGACGATCGCCGCCGCGGAGACGGTCAGCGCGCTCGGGGACACCGGCGCGGCGAGCGTCTTCCTCGGGGCTGCGACGGCGTTCGAGGACGGCGCCGAGCAGGTCCTCCTGGCGGCCTACGGGAACGGTGCCGGCGCGAACGTCGCCGTGGTCGACGGGCCGATTCCCGTCGAGAGTGCGCTGGAGGGCGACGCCGAGTTGACCTACGCCGAGTACCTGCGCCGGCGCGGCGAGATCACCGGCGACGAACCCGAGGGTGGCGGCGCGTACGTCAGCATCCCCTCCTGGCAGCGGACCGTCGACCAGCGCCACCGGCTGGTCGCCGGCGAGTGTCCGGGGTGTGGCGCCCTGAACTTCCCGCCGAGCGGGGCCTGCAGGCGCTGTAACGCCACCGCCGACGCGTACGACCCCGTCCCCCTGCCGGGGACCGGCACCGTCGAGGCCGTCACGACCATCGCGCAGGGCGGCGCGCCGCCGGAGTTCGTCGAACAGCAGTCCAAGAGCGGCCCCTTCGTCAGCGCCGTCGTCGCACTCGACGGCCCCCGCGGTGAGGAGACGGTCAGCATCCCAACCCAGGTGCTCGCGAGCGACGACGAGGTCGAGATCGGGACGCGCGTCGAGACGACGATCCGGCGCATCTACACCCAGGAAGACGTCATCCGATACGGGTTCAAGGCGCGGGTCGCGTCCGACGTGCGGTAG
- a CDS encoding Phenylacetic acid catabolic protein: MNIDEVKEQAGPRQFNPNDDMPQEYRKAATRMLEFHANSEIMGAYLERPFIRKAPSLERKMAFSAKAQDEIGHGQMLYRAAESLGIKTREEMLDDLANGDGKFLNCFHYPMESYVETPMIAFFVDGAAMRRQATLKKSSWEPYAHAMDKICFEEGMHVKHGESILRELMSGSKKEQEMTQEAFEEWWPRILQFFGPTDDQSTHHDFAADVGLKTATNDTLRNAFLNTYMPKAKKYGLEIPDEPRIRDNGDGTYEVVEDDLDWDEFFTVSKNEYDGSIQQIDGRARAQEAVEWVRDMMDSQTTTGDGPTPQAAD, from the coding sequence ATGAACATCGACGAAGTCAAAGAACAAGCGGGTCCGCGGCAGTTCAACCCGAACGACGACATGCCGCAGGAGTACCGCAAAGCTGCGACGCGCATGCTGGAGTTCCACGCCAACAGCGAGATCATGGGCGCGTACCTCGAGCGTCCGTTCATCCGGAAAGCGCCGAGCCTCGAGCGGAAGATGGCCTTCAGCGCGAAGGCCCAGGACGAAATCGGTCACGGGCAGATGCTCTACCGGGCCGCCGAGTCGCTGGGCATCAAGACGCGGGAGGAGATGCTCGACGACCTGGCGAACGGCGACGGGAAGTTCCTCAACTGCTTCCACTACCCGATGGAGAGCTACGTCGAGACCCCGATGATCGCCTTCTTCGTCGACGGCGCGGCGATGCGCCGACAGGCGACGCTGAAAAAGTCCAGCTGGGAACCGTACGCCCACGCGATGGACAAGATCTGTTTCGAGGAGGGGATGCACGTCAAACACGGCGAGTCCATCCTCCGCGAGCTGATGAGTGGCTCCAAGAAGGAACAAGAGATGACACAGGAGGCCTTCGAGGAGTGGTGGCCGCGCATCCTGCAGTTCTTCGGTCCGACCGACGATCAGAGCACCCACCACGACTTCGCCGCGGACGTGGGGCTGAAGACCGCCACGAACGACACGCTCCGGAACGCCTTCCTCAACACCTACATGCCCAAAGCGAAGAAGTACGGGCTGGAGATCCCCGACGAGCCCCGCATCCGCGACAACGGCGACGGCACCTACGAGGTCGTTGAGGACGATCTCGACTGGGACGAGTTCTTCACCGTCTCGAAAAACGAGTACGACGGCAGCATCCAGCAGATCGACGGCCGCGCTCGGGCGCAGGAGGCCGTCGAGTGGGTCCGCGACATGATGGACAGCCAGACGACCACCGGCGACGGACCGACCCCACAGGCGGCCGACTAA
- a CDS encoding MaoC/PaaZ C-terminal domain-containing protein, which produces MAYSYEPHHFEDFEEGQEFISVGRTVTESDFVMHSALSGDWTELHTNKEYAEEQDFGERIAHGPMTFVQATGFVYRTGIVERTAYAFLGMNYMDLPNPVNIGDTLQLEMSVSNKKEVGRDDVGLVVLDTHMENQEDTVVFEGDMKFLIKKKD; this is translated from the coding sequence ATGGCGTACAGCTACGAGCCACACCATTTCGAAGATTTCGAAGAAGGACAGGAGTTCATCAGCGTCGGTCGGACGGTCACGGAGTCGGACTTCGTGATGCACTCCGCGCTGTCGGGCGACTGGACCGAACTCCACACCAACAAGGAGTACGCCGAGGAGCAGGACTTCGGCGAGCGGATCGCCCACGGTCCGATGACGTTCGTCCAGGCGACCGGCTTCGTCTACCGGACCGGGATCGTCGAGCGGACGGCCTACGCGTTCCTCGGGATGAACTACATGGACCTCCCGAACCCCGTCAACATCGGCGACACGCTCCAGCTCGAGATGAGCGTCTCCAACAAGAAAGAGGTCGGCCGCGACGACGTCGGCCTGGTCGTTCTCGACACCCATATGGAGAACCAGGAGGACACCGTCGTCTTCGAGGGCGACATGAAGTTCCTCATCAAGAAGAAAGACTGA
- the paaK gene encoding phenylacetate--CoA ligase PaaK: protein MEPKPVEASDREELRELQSERLRETVAHAYENVPFYRETLDEMGLSPDDIDGVEDITKLPMTRKEDFRDEYPDGLFAVDDEEVARIHASSGTTGKPKIVSYTDDDLDVWSEVVARSLAASGAEEGGTVQNAYGYGLFTGGLGLHYGVEELGATVIPVGSGGTQRQVELMTDLESDVFTCTPSYALYLAETAEEMGYDPRELPISTIIFGAEPCTDPMREEIEERLDVDGIDIYGLSEIIGPGVSCECHEAQNGLHIWEDHFYPEVVDPRTGEPVEEGEEGELVLTTLTKEALPVLRYRTGDLTTLNYEECECGRTMVRMDNVTGRADDLLIVRGVNLYPSEIEHVVLDIDGVAPHYRIDLDKENNLDVMELTIECEEDLDRSKQSLEKEIAERLSNVLQFTPDELNLVDHGEIGRSEVGKVQRVYDHRN from the coding sequence ATGGAGCCCAAGCCCGTAGAGGCGTCCGACCGCGAGGAGCTGCGCGAACTGCAAAGCGAGCGCCTCCGCGAGACGGTCGCACACGCCTACGAGAACGTACCGTTCTACCGCGAGACGCTCGACGAGATGGGCCTCTCACCCGACGATATCGACGGTGTGGAGGACATCACGAAACTGCCGATGACGAGGAAGGAGGACTTCCGCGACGAGTATCCGGACGGCCTCTTCGCCGTCGACGACGAAGAAGTCGCCCGCATCCACGCCTCCTCGGGCACGACCGGCAAGCCCAAGATCGTCTCCTACACCGACGACGACCTCGACGTCTGGAGCGAGGTCGTCGCCCGCTCGCTCGCGGCGAGCGGTGCCGAGGAGGGTGGAACCGTCCAGAACGCCTACGGCTACGGACTCTTCACCGGCGGCCTGGGCCTGCACTACGGCGTCGAGGAGCTGGGCGCGACCGTCATTCCCGTCGGAAGCGGCGGGACCCAGCGACAGGTCGAACTGATGACCGACCTGGAAAGCGACGTGTTCACCTGCACACCCTCCTACGCGCTGTATCTCGCCGAGACCGCCGAGGAGATGGGCTACGATCCCCGGGAGCTGCCCATCTCGACGATTATCTTCGGTGCCGAACCGTGTACGGACCCGATGCGCGAGGAGATCGAGGAGCGACTCGACGTCGACGGCATCGACATCTACGGGCTTTCGGAGATCATCGGCCCCGGCGTCTCCTGTGAGTGCCACGAAGCCCAGAACGGCCTGCACATCTGGGAGGACCACTTCTACCCGGAGGTCGTCGACCCGCGCACCGGCGAACCCGTCGAGGAAGGCGAGGAGGGCGAACTCGTCCTGACGACCCTGACGAAAGAGGCTCTCCCGGTCCTGCGGTACCGCACGGGCGATCTGACGACGCTGAACTACGAGGAGTGCGAATGCGGCCGCACGATGGTGCGCATGGACAACGTCACCGGCCGCGCCGACGATCTGCTCATCGTTCGGGGCGTGAACCTCTACCCCAGCGAGATCGAACACGTCGTCCTCGACATCGACGGCGTTGCCCCCCACTACCGCATCGATCTCGACAAGGAGAACAACCTCGACGTGATGGAACTCACTATCGAGTGCGAGGAGGATCTCGACCGGAGCAAGCAGTCGCTCGAAAAAGAGATCGCCGAGCGGCTGTCGAACGTCCTCCAGTTCACGCCGGACGAACTCAACCTCGTCGACCACGGCGAGATCGGTCGCAGCGAGGTCGGCAAGGTCCAGCGCGTCTACGATCACCGCAACTAG
- a CDS encoding thiolase domain-containing protein → MRDAYIIGAGQTPFGAMPEESYRSLFTAAYEEAADSVPDGFDDADVDEAVVGSLGVGGRQLGLSGPAATEHAGLHGIPSSRVENACAASGYAVRQAVQAVKSGMADVALGGGVELMTDMSSDVTKYWLGVSGETEWERLTGTTFSGVYAQMASAYMDEYEATPEHLSMVAVKNHENGAKNPKAHLGFECSLEDAVDAPVVADPLNLYHCCPTSDGAAAVLVASEDVVSEYTDDPIRVAGVGAASERVGLFQRDTYTAISSSETAAESAYDQADIEPAELDFAEVHDCFAIAELLAYEDLGFCDRGEAPQLLEEGRTELGGDLPVNASGGLKSKGHPIGATGAGQIAEAFKQLSGKAGDRQVEDANVGLTHNVGGSGGGAVVHILEREVAR, encoded by the coding sequence ATGCGGGATGCCTACATAATCGGCGCAGGGCAGACGCCGTTCGGCGCGATGCCCGAGGAGAGCTATCGCTCGTTGTTCACGGCGGCCTACGAGGAAGCCGCAGACAGTGTCCCCGACGGGTTCGACGACGCCGACGTCGACGAGGCGGTCGTCGGGTCGCTGGGCGTCGGGGGGCGCCAGCTCGGGCTGTCGGGGCCGGCGGCGACGGAACACGCCGGGCTCCACGGGATCCCGAGTTCGCGCGTCGAGAACGCGTGTGCCGCCTCCGGCTACGCCGTCCGGCAGGCCGTCCAGGCGGTCAAAAGCGGGATGGCCGACGTGGCCCTCGGCGGCGGCGTCGAACTGATGACCGACATGAGCAGCGACGTGACCAAGTACTGGCTGGGGGTCTCCGGCGAGACGGAGTGGGAACGCCTGACCGGGACGACGTTCTCGGGCGTCTACGCCCAGATGGCGAGCGCCTACATGGACGAGTACGAGGCGACGCCGGAGCACCTCTCGATGGTCGCGGTCAAGAATCACGAAAACGGCGCGAAAAACCCGAAGGCGCACCTCGGCTTCGAGTGCTCGCTGGAGGACGCCGTCGACGCGCCGGTCGTCGCGGACCCGCTGAACCTCTATCACTGCTGTCCCACCTCCGACGGGGCGGCGGCGGTGCTGGTCGCGAGCGAGGACGTCGTCTCCGAGTACACCGACGACCCAATCCGCGTCGCCGGGGTCGGGGCGGCCAGCGAACGCGTCGGACTGTTCCAGCGCGACACCTACACCGCCATCTCCTCCTCGGAGACGGCCGCCGAGTCCGCCTACGATCAGGCTGACATCGAACCGGCGGAGCTGGACTTCGCGGAGGTCCACGACTGCTTTGCGATCGCCGAGCTGCTCGCCTACGAGGATCTGGGCTTCTGCGACCGGGGCGAAGCCCCCCAACTCCTCGAAGAGGGGCGAACCGAACTCGGCGGAGACCTGCCCGTCAACGCGTCGGGCGGGCTGAAATCGAAGGGCCACCCCATCGGCGCGACCGGCGCCGGCCAGATCGCGGAGGCGTTCAAGCAGCTCAGCGGGAAAGCCGGCGACCGTCAAGTCGAGGACGCGAACGTCGGACTGACGCACAACGTCGGCGGGAGCGGCGGCGGCGCCGTCGTTCACATTCTCGAACGGGAGGTGGCGCGATGA
- a CDS encoding helix-turn-helix domain-containing protein, whose protein sequence is MTEFRIEGDDCPLADASRATSAVVDVAPPLMRDDGNVLLRFSSAPDDELSDYLDEDDRIRYLYQSHDGDRYNYRCLSLHPCVVHELVSAGFMVESLTYQNGNAILTGAVVGHEVMRAVMETAGETVGVKLERVYALRAEEENSIAKQWDLTPAQEESLRYAVEMGYFTVPREATADDVAAEMGISKSAFIERLHRAQHALFSQLFPEGHVDDNPGDGADD, encoded by the coding sequence ATGACGGAGTTCCGCATCGAGGGCGACGACTGTCCGCTGGCGGACGCGAGTCGGGCCACGAGCGCGGTCGTCGACGTCGCGCCGCCGCTGATGCGCGACGACGGGAACGTCCTGCTCCGGTTCAGCTCGGCGCCCGACGACGAGCTATCCGACTATCTCGACGAGGACGACCGTATCCGGTATCTCTACCAGTCACACGACGGTGACCGCTACAACTACCGCTGTCTGTCCCTGCACCCCTGCGTCGTCCACGAACTGGTCAGCGCCGGGTTCATGGTCGAGTCGTTGACCTACCAGAACGGCAACGCCATCCTGACCGGGGCCGTGGTCGGTCACGAGGTCATGCGGGCGGTGATGGAAACCGCCGGGGAGACGGTCGGCGTGAAACTGGAGCGGGTCTACGCCCTCCGCGCCGAGGAGGAAAACTCCATCGCCAAGCAGTGGGACCTCACCCCCGCCCAGGAGGAGAGCCTCCGCTACGCCGTCGAGATGGGCTATTTCACCGTCCCGCGGGAAGCGACGGCCGACGACGTCGCCGCCGAGATGGGCATCAGCAAGTCCGCGTTCATCGAACGCCTCCACCGCGCCCAGCACGCCCTGTTCTCACAACTGTTCCCCGAAGGGCACGTCGACGACAACCCTGGGGACGGGGCCGACGACTGA
- a CDS encoding enoyl-CoA hydratase/isomerase family protein → MQIDDGPVRRITFDRPDVRNAMTAAVARELADALADLDPEEHDAVVITGEGDAFSAGGDIEAMAERAETTPEAYERVRTTLGRVAENALSAPVPIVAKVNGDAVGAGMSLTAISDFAYAGDSARFGATFVNVGLVPDMGATAILPRLIGLRKTKELAFTGDLVDANEAAEMDLVNETVPDDDLDDRVADLVETLRNRPTANIGLAKEAIHDNLGQPWRDGLRREARLQSMAYDTPAHDEGVDAFLNGRKPDFD, encoded by the coding sequence ATGCAAATCGACGACGGACCCGTCCGACGGATCACGTTCGACCGGCCAGACGTGCGGAACGCGATGACGGCCGCCGTCGCCCGCGAACTGGCCGACGCGCTCGCCGACCTCGACCCCGAGGAACACGACGCGGTGGTCATCACCGGCGAGGGCGACGCCTTCAGCGCCGGCGGCGACATCGAGGCGATGGCCGAGCGCGCGGAGACGACGCCGGAGGCCTACGAGCGCGTCCGGACCACTCTCGGCCGCGTCGCCGAGAACGCTCTCTCGGCGCCGGTCCCGATCGTCGCGAAGGTCAACGGCGACGCCGTCGGCGCCGGGATGTCGCTGACGGCTATCTCCGATTTCGCCTACGCCGGCGACTCCGCCCGCTTCGGTGCCACGTTCGTCAACGTCGGTCTCGTGCCGGATATGGGCGCGACGGCGATCCTCCCGCGGCTCATCGGGCTGCGGAAGACGAAGGAACTGGCCTTCACCGGCGACCTCGTCGACGCCAACGAGGCCGCCGAGATGGACCTCGTCAACGAGACGGTGCCCGACGACGATCTCGACGACCGCGTCGCAGATCTCGTCGAGACGCTCCGGAACCGCCCGACCGCGAACATCGGCCTCGCGAAGGAGGCCATCCACGACAACCTCGGCCAGCCGTGGCGCGACGGGCTCCGGCGGGAGGCGCGCCTCCAGTCGATGGCCTACGACACGCCCGCACACGACGAGGGCGTCGATGCGTTTCTGAACGGGCGAAAACCGGATTTCGACTGA
- the paaI gene encoding hydroxyphenylacetyl-CoA thioesterase PaaI, whose protein sequence is MSSVADEVRERVESDAFCETLGIDVVELETGYARTELTITEELLNFHGTPHGGAIYSLADAAFAAASNSRGEPAVALETNISYLEAVDTGETLTATAEETHVAGSTAEYEVEVTDGDDGRIATFRGRVYRP, encoded by the coding sequence ATGTCAAGCGTTGCTGACGAGGTCCGCGAGCGCGTCGAGTCCGACGCGTTCTGCGAGACACTTGGTATCGACGTGGTGGAACTGGAGACGGGCTACGCCCGGACTGAACTGACGATCACCGAGGAGTTGCTGAACTTCCACGGCACGCCGCACGGCGGCGCCATCTACTCGCTGGCGGACGCCGCCTTCGCCGCGGCGTCGAACTCCCGCGGGGAGCCGGCCGTGGCGCTGGAGACGAACATCTCCTACCTGGAAGCCGTCGACACCGGTGAGACACTCACGGCCACCGCAGAGGAGACACACGTCGCCGGATCGACCGCCGAGTACGAGGTCGAGGTGACCGACGGCGACGACGGTCGCATCGCGACGTTCCGCGGTCGCGTCTACCGACCCTAG
- a CDS encoding aldehyde dehydrogenase family protein has translation VFADVDNDMTIAQEEIFGPVLSIIEVGDEAEALTVANDSPFGLTACVWTNDLSRAHTVADRLDYGMVMVNETPNTWPQTPFGGTKQSGHGRAQGEEAIDSYTEVKNVHVNLE, from the coding sequence CGTCTTCGCCGACGTGGACAACGACATGACGATCGCCCAGGAGGAGATCTTCGGCCCGGTGCTGTCGATCATCGAGGTCGGCGACGAGGCGGAGGCGCTGACGGTCGCCAACGACTCGCCGTTCGGGCTGACCGCCTGCGTCTGGACCAACGACCTCTCCCGTGCACACACCGTCGCCGACCGACTGGACTACGGAATGGTCATGGTCAACGAGACGCCGAACACCTGGCCCCAGACTCCCTTCGGCGGCACCAAGCAGAGCGGCCACGGCCGCGCGCAGGGCGAGGAAGCCATCGACTCCTACACCGAAGTCAAGAACGTCCACGTCAACCTAGAGTAG